In one window of Prevotella sp. E13-17 DNA:
- a CDS encoding glycoside hydrolase family 76 protein produces MKHLTLLFFCLMAWSHVNAQVSITYNNEAQWKTYDDFNAVFLDSDEFIYKADTKQARADHRGNGYRDNDVSGCAAAIWCQAIYYDMVVNAYNRAKAEGDKARMKKYKKLHDKIYNGEKSHYVNFDFDNPSTNNGWFVYDDIMWWTGALARAYATFGKSEYLKYSEMSFCRVWYGSEKVGDDGSYADPARFEGKAGGGMFWEWQPIDHARPHQPGDFRSACINFPTVIAACHLYQLVPEGRTPSTAARPTYQTKAWYLEKAKEVYAWADKVLVDANGRVADGIHGGAPGFKDHLYNQATYIGASCMLYQLTQDASYLTKAQRAADYIIDHMCTKSILDFEKGYEQGVYAAIYAQYIKMLVYDCGLDDVAKQKYLSHIQINLQSAYANMDKTRGIQMGNFAKKTSKNDVVESYGASGMPALMLMFPAEKK; encoded by the coding sequence ATGAAACACCTAACATTACTTTTCTTTTGCCTTATGGCATGGAGCCATGTTAATGCCCAAGTGAGCATTACTTACAACAACGAAGCACAGTGGAAAACCTACGATGACTTTAATGCCGTATTCCTTGACAGTGACGAGTTTATTTATAAAGCAGACACCAAACAGGCACGAGCTGACCACCGCGGCAACGGCTATCGCGACAACGACGTCTCGGGATGTGCTGCCGCCATCTGGTGCCAGGCCATCTATTACGATATGGTGGTCAATGCCTATAATCGTGCTAAGGCCGAGGGTGACAAGGCGCGCATGAAGAAGTACAAGAAACTGCACGATAAAATATATAATGGTGAAAAGTCACACTATGTGAACTTTGATTTCGACAACCCCAGTACGAATAATGGCTGGTTTGTCTATGACGACATCATGTGGTGGACAGGTGCCTTGGCACGTGCTTATGCAACTTTTGGAAAATCAGAGTATCTGAAATACTCGGAGATGAGCTTTTGCCGTGTGTGGTATGGTTCTGAAAAAGTAGGCGATGACGGCTCTTATGCCGATCCTGCCCGCTTTGAAGGCAAGGCCGGCGGCGGTATGTTCTGGGAATGGCAGCCCATTGACCACGCTCGTCCTCACCAACCGGGTGACTTCCGTTCGGCTTGCATCAACTTCCCAACAGTTATTGCCGCTTGCCATCTCTATCAGTTGGTACCAGAGGGGCGCACACCATCTACAGCGGCACGTCCTACGTATCAGACGAAAGCCTGGTATCTGGAAAAAGCTAAGGAAGTGTATGCATGGGCAGATAAAGTGCTCGTCGATGCCAACGGACGTGTGGCAGATGGTATTCATGGTGGTGCACCAGGTTTCAAAGATCACCTGTACAATCAGGCAACCTACATCGGTGCCAGCTGCATGCTCTATCAGTTGACTCAAGATGCCAGCTACCTGACAAAGGCACAGCGCGCTGCCGACTATATCATAGATCACATGTGCACCAAATCCATCCTCGACTTTGAAAAAGGTTATGAGCAGGGTGTCTATGCGGCCATCTATGCACAGTATATCAAAATGCTGGTTTATGATTGTGGCTTGGATGACGTGGCGAAGCAGAAATACCTGTCACACATTCAGATTAATCTGCAGAGTGCATATGCTAATATGGACAAGACTCGTGGCATCCAGATGGGTAACTTCGCAAAGAAGACC